The Brassica oleracea var. oleracea cultivar TO1000 chromosome C6, BOL, whole genome shotgun sequence genome includes a region encoding these proteins:
- the LOC106296932 gene encoding UDP-glycosyltransferase 87A2-like, producing the protein MDPTESHLLRFRHVVAMPWPGRGHINPMMNLCKRLVLRDPNLTVTFVVTEEWLGLIGSDPKPDRIHFATLPNLIPSELVRANDFIGFVNAVHATLEEPFEQLLDRLDSPPPTAIVADTYVLWAVRVGERRNIPVASLWTMSATILSLFLHSDLLISHGHALFEPSESKEEEIVDYIPGLPPTKLRDLPPLFKDYQVFKKCELCFDELRRAKCLLFTTAYELERKAIDFLTAKLDIPVYATGPLIPFEKLSDGSEPDYIRWLHEQPESSVLYVSQGSFLSVSEAQMDEIVEGVRASGVRFLWVARGGESKLNKAFEGSSGVVVSWCDQLRVLCHVAVGGFWTHCGFNSTLEGMYSGVPMLAFPLFWDQILNGKMIVEDWRVGIRIERRKKAEVLIGRDEVKEVVKRLMDRESEDGKEIRRRACDLSEICRGAVEEMGSSNANIDHFIRGIKQIKI; encoded by the exons ATGGATCCAACTGAATCTCACCTACTCAGATTCCGTCACGTGGTGGCCATGCCTTGGCCCGGAAGAGGCCACATCAACCCGATGATGAACCTCTGCAAACGCCTCGTCCTCCGCGACCCCAACCTCACCGTCACATTCGTGGTCACCGAAGAATGGCTCGGGCTCATCGGATCCGACCCGAAACCCGACCGGATCCACTTCGCTACTCTCCCCAATCTCATCCCTTCCGAGCTCGTCCGCGCCAACGACTTCATCGGCTTCGTCAACGCCGTCCACGCTACGCTGGAGGAGCCGTTCGAACAGCTTCTTGACCGCCTCGACTCGCCGCCTCCGACGGCGATCGTCGCCGACACTTACGTCCTATGGGCGGTGCGTGTCGGAGAACGGAGGAATATTCCGGTGGCTTCTCTCTGGACCATGTCCGCCACGATTCTCTCCCTCTTCCTTCACTCCGACCTGCTCATAAGTCACGGACATGCTCTGTTCGAACCATCAG AATCAAAAGAAGAGGAGATTGTTGACTACATCCCCGGTTTACCTCCAACGAAGCTCCGGGATCTACCGCCGTTATTCAAGGATTACCAAGTCTTCAAGAAATGTGAGTTGTGTTTCGACGAGCTCCGGAGAGCTAAGTGTCTTCTCTTCACTACCGCCTATGAGCTCGAACGTAAAGCCATAGACTTCTTAACCGCCAAGCTCGATATCCCGGTTTACGCTACCGGCCCATTAATACCCTTTGAGAAACTCTCCGACGGCAGCGAACCGGATTACATCCGGTGGCTCCATGAGCAACCGGAAAGCTCTGTTCTATACGTTTCCCAGGGGAGTTTTCTCTCGGTTTCTGAAGCTCAGATGGATGAGATAGTGGAAGGAGTTAGGGCGAGCGGGGTCCGGTTCCTTTGGGTGGCACGTGGGGGCGAGTCGAAGCTGAATAAGGCCTTTGAAGGAAGCTCGGGTGTAGTGGTGAGCTGGTGCGACCAGCTTCGCGTGCTGTGCCACGTGGCTGTAGGTGGGTTTTGGACTCATTGCGGGTTTAACTCGACTTTGGAAGGGATGTATTCAGGGGTGCCGATGCTGGCGTTTCCGTTGTTTTGGGATCAGATTCTGAATGGGAAGATGATTGTTGAGGATTGGAGGGTTGGGATTAGGATCGAGAGGAGGAAGAAGGCGGAGGTTTTGATAGGAAGAGACGAGGTCAAGGAAGTAGTGAAGAGGTTAATGGATAGAGAGAGTGAAGACGGGAAGGAGATTAGAAGAAGAGCTTGTGACCTCAGTGAGATATGTCGAGGGGCGGTTGAGGAAATGGGGTCGTCTAATGCTAACATCGACCATTTCATAAGGGGTATTAAACAAATAAAAATATGA
- the LOC106297948 gene encoding LOW QUALITY PROTEIN: serine/threonine-protein kinase 33-like (The sequence of the model RefSeq protein was modified relative to this genomic sequence to represent the inferred CDS: inserted 2 bases in 2 codons; deleted 1 base in 1 codon) translates to MSFINKFKDNNLPDPLIRDFTRMLLQGLATIHAHGYVHCNLKPENILVFPSHITNDNGTCRPYFELKISDFGLSKKGGDSSWWEPXSSVCGTSIYMSPNSVSYGETGKDLDLWSLGCCXTGKGPWWHKNYEVSDLKKGQEPLIPSYLPLEEKLFIMTCFWRRTTDATRLLKHIYACVETSGHSLLL, encoded by the exons ATGAGTTTCATCAACAAATTCAAAGACAATAATCTGCCTGATCCTTTGATCAGAGACTTTACTCGTATGCTTCTCCAAGGCTTAGCCACTATCCACGCACACGGTTACGTTCACTGCAACCTCAAACCGGAGAACATCCTCGTTTTCCCTAGCCACATC ACCAACGACAACGGCACGTGCAGACCTTATTTCGAGTTGAAGATTTCGGATTTCGGGTTGTCGAAAAAGGGAGGAGACAGTAGCTGGTGGGAAC AGTCGTCCGTTTGCGGAACATCGATCTACATGTCTCCGAACTCGGTTTCTTATGGAGAGACAGGGAAAGATCTCGACTTGTGGTCGTTGGGGTGTT GTACTGGGAAGGGACCTTGGTGGCATAAGAACTATGAAGTGAGTGATCTCAAGAAGGGGCAAGAGCCACTGATTCCGAGTTACCTTCCTTTGGAAGAAAAACTCTTTATCATGACTTGCTTTTGGCGGAGAACAACAGACGCGACAAGATTGTTAAAGCATATATATGCATGCGTGGAGACGAGCGGACACAGCCTTCTCCTGTGA